A portion of the Saimiri boliviensis isolate mSaiBol1 chromosome 1, mSaiBol1.pri, whole genome shotgun sequence genome contains these proteins:
- the LOC141583561 gene encoding tubulin beta-8 chain isoform X3, with protein sequence MREIVLTQIGQCGNQIGAKFWEVISDEHGIDPAGTYHGDSDLQQERINVYYNEASGGRYVARAVLVDLEPGTMDSVRSGPFGQIFRPDNFIFGQCGAGNNWAKGYYTEGAELMESVMDVVRKEAESCDCLQGFQLTHSLGGGTGSGMGTLLMGKIREEYPDRIINTFSVLPSPKVSDTVVEPYNATLSVHQLIENADETFCIDNEALYNICSRTLKLTTPTYGDLNHLVSATMSGVTTCLRFPGQLNADLRKLAVNMVPFPRLHFFMPGFAPLTSRGSQQYRALTVAELTQQLFDAKNMMAACDPRHGRYLTVAAIFRGRMSMREVDEQMFNIQNKNSSYFAEWLPHNVKTAVCDIPPRGLKMSATFIGNNTAIQELFKRISEQFTAMFRRKAFLHWYTGEGMDEMEFTEAESNLNDLVSEYQQYQDATAEEEEFEECAEEEEEVA encoded by the exons ATGCGGGAGATCGTGCTCACCCAAATCGGACAGTGTGGGAACCAGATCGGTGCAAAG TTCTGGGAGGTGATCTCTGATGAACATGGCATCGACCCTGCTGGCACCTACCACGGGGACAGTGACCTGCAGCAAGAACGCATCAATGTGTACTACAACGAGGCCAGCG GTGGCAGGTACGTGGCCCGCGCTGTGCTTGTGGATCTGGAGCCGGGCACCATGGACTCTGTGCGCTCAGGGCCCTTCGGGCAGATCTTCAGGCCAGACAACTTCATCTTTG GTCAGTGTGGGGCCGGGAACAACTGGGCCAAGGGCTACTACACAGAAGGCGCAGAGCTGATGGAGTCGGTGATGGATGTTGTGAGAAAAGAAGCTGAGAGCTGTGATTGCCTGCAGGGTTTCCAGCTGACCCACTCCCTGGGTGGGGGGACTGGGTCTGGGATGGGTACCCTTCTCATGGGCAAAATTCGGGAGGAGTACCCAGACAGGATCATAAACACGTTCAGCGTCCTGCCCTCGCCCAAGGTGTCAGACACTGTGGTGGAGCCCTACAATGCCACCCTCTCCGTCCACCAGCTCATAGAAAATGCAGACGAGACGTTCTGCATTGATAACGAAGCGCTCTATAACATCTGTTCCAGGACCTTAAAACTGACCACACCCACCTACGGTGACCTGAATCACCTCGTGTCTGCTACCATGAGTGGGGTCACCACGTGCCTGCGCTTCCCGGGCCAGCTGAATGCTGACCTGCGGAAGCTGGCGGTGAACATGGTTCCATTTCCCCGGCTGCACTTCTTCATGCCCGGCTTTGCCCCACTGACCAGCCGGGGCAGCCAGCAGTACCGGGCCCTGACCGTGGCTGAGCTCACTCAGCAGCTCTTTGATGCTAAGAATATGATGGCCGCCTGTGACCCCCGTCATGGCCGCTACCTAACTGTGGCTGCCATTTTTAGAGGTCGCATGTCCATGAGGGAGGTGGATGAGCAaatgttcaacattcaaaataagAACAGCAGCTACTTTGCTGAATGGCTCCCTCACAATGTGAAAACAGCCGTCTGTGACATCCCACCCCGGGGGCTAAAAATGTCGGCCACCTTCATTGGTAACAACACAGCGATCCAAGAGCTCTTCAAACGCATCTCTGAGCAGTTTACAGCTATGTTCAGGCGCAAGGCCTTCCTGCACTGGTACACGGGCGAGGGCATGGATGAGATGGAGTTCACCGAGGCTGAGAGCAACCTGAATGACCTGGTGTCAGAATACCAGCAATACCAAGATGccacagctgaggaggaggagtttgaggagtgtgcggaggaggaggaggaggtagcctag
- the LOC141583561 gene encoding tubulin beta-8 chain isoform X1, with protein MREIVLTQIGQCGNQIGAKFWEVISDEHGIDPAGTYHGDSDLQQERINVYYNEASGGRYVARAVLVDLEPGTMDSVRSGPFGQIFRPDNFIFGQCGAGNNWSCDCLQGFQLTHSLGGGTGSGMGTLLMGKIREEYPDRIINTFSVLPSPKVSDTVVEPYNATLSVHQLIENADETFCIDNEALYNICSRTLKLTTPTYGDLNHLVSATMSGVTTCLRFPGQLNADLRKLAVNMVPFPRLHFFMPGFAPLTSRGSQQYRALTVAELTQQLFDAKNMMAACDPRHGRYLTVAAIFRGRMSMREVDEQMFNIQNKNSSYFAEWLPHNVKTAVCDIPPRGLKMSATFIGNNTAIQELFKRISEQFTAMFRRKAFLHWYTGEGMDEMEFTEAESNLNDLVSEYQQYQDATAEEEEFEECAEEEEEVA; from the exons ATGCGGGAGATCGTGCTCACCCAAATCGGACAGTGTGGGAACCAGATCGGTGCAAAG TTCTGGGAGGTGATCTCTGATGAACATGGCATCGACCCTGCTGGCACCTACCACGGGGACAGTGACCTGCAGCAAGAACGCATCAATGTGTACTACAACGAGGCCAGCG GTGGCAGGTACGTGGCCCGCGCTGTGCTTGTGGATCTGGAGCCGGGCACCATGGACTCTGTGCGCTCAGGGCCCTTCGGGCAGATCTTCAGGCCAGACAACTTCATCTTTG GTCAGTGTGGGGCCGGGAACAACTGG AGCTGTGATTGCCTGCAGGGTTTCCAGCTGACCCACTCCCTGGGTGGGGGGACTGGGTCTGGGATGGGTACCCTTCTCATGGGCAAAATTCGGGAGGAGTACCCAGACAGGATCATAAACACGTTCAGCGTCCTGCCCTCGCCCAAGGTGTCAGACACTGTGGTGGAGCCCTACAATGCCACCCTCTCCGTCCACCAGCTCATAGAAAATGCAGACGAGACGTTCTGCATTGATAACGAAGCGCTCTATAACATCTGTTCCAGGACCTTAAAACTGACCACACCCACCTACGGTGACCTGAATCACCTCGTGTCTGCTACCATGAGTGGGGTCACCACGTGCCTGCGCTTCCCGGGCCAGCTGAATGCTGACCTGCGGAAGCTGGCGGTGAACATGGTTCCATTTCCCCGGCTGCACTTCTTCATGCCCGGCTTTGCCCCACTGACCAGCCGGGGCAGCCAGCAGTACCGGGCCCTGACCGTGGCTGAGCTCACTCAGCAGCTCTTTGATGCTAAGAATATGATGGCCGCCTGTGACCCCCGTCATGGCCGCTACCTAACTGTGGCTGCCATTTTTAGAGGTCGCATGTCCATGAGGGAGGTGGATGAGCAaatgttcaacattcaaaataagAACAGCAGCTACTTTGCTGAATGGCTCCCTCACAATGTGAAAACAGCCGTCTGTGACATCCCACCCCGGGGGCTAAAAATGTCGGCCACCTTCATTGGTAACAACACAGCGATCCAAGAGCTCTTCAAACGCATCTCTGAGCAGTTTACAGCTATGTTCAGGCGCAAGGCCTTCCTGCACTGGTACACGGGCGAGGGCATGGATGAGATGGAGTTCACCGAGGCTGAGAGCAACCTGAATGACCTGGTGTCAGAATACCAGCAATACCAAGATGccacagctgaggaggaggagtttgaggagtgtgcggaggaggaggaggaggtagcctag
- the LOC141583561 gene encoding tubulin beta chain isoform X2: MNMASTLLAPTTGTVTCSKNASMCTTTRPAVAGTWPALCLWIWSRAPWTLCAQGPSGRSSGQTTSSLARLLSCNFRGEGLTCSTCRVNGAFCIVVVTTDDHTPGHRVTDCTTLQVSDTVVEPYNATLSVHQLIENADETFCIDNEALYNICSRTLKLTTPTYGDLNHLVSATMSGVTTCLRFPGQLNADLRKLAVNMVPFPRLHFFMPGFAPLTSRGSQQYRALTVAELTQQLFDAKNMMAACDPRHGRYLTVAAIFRGRMSMREVDEQMFNIQNKNSSYFAEWLPHNVKTAVCDIPPRGLKMSATFIGNNTAIQELFKRISEQFTAMFRRKAFLHWYTGEGMDEMEFTEAESNLNDLVSEYQQYQDATAEEEEFEECAEEEEEVA, encoded by the exons ATGAACATGGCATCGACCCTGCTGGCACCTACCACGGGGACAGTGACCTGCAGCAAGAACGCATCAATGTGTACTACAACGAGGCCAGCG GTGGCAGGTACGTGGCCCGCGCTGTGCTTGTGGATCTGGAGCCGGGCACCATGGACTCTGTGCGCTCAGGGCCCTTCGGGCAGATCTTCAGGCCAGACAACTTCATCTTTG GCAAGGCTGCTGTCCTGTAACTTTAGGGGAGAGGGTTTAACTTGCTCCACCTGCAGGGTGAATGGTGCCTTTTGCATTGTGGTGGTGACCACCGATGACCATACACCTGGCCATCGAGTGACTGACTGTACTACCTTACAG GTGTCAGACACTGTGGTGGAGCCCTACAATGCCACCCTCTCCGTCCACCAGCTCATAGAAAATGCAGACGAGACGTTCTGCATTGATAACGAAGCGCTCTATAACATCTGTTCCAGGACCTTAAAACTGACCACACCCACCTACGGTGACCTGAATCACCTCGTGTCTGCTACCATGAGTGGGGTCACCACGTGCCTGCGCTTCCCGGGCCAGCTGAATGCTGACCTGCGGAAGCTGGCGGTGAACATGGTTCCATTTCCCCGGCTGCACTTCTTCATGCCCGGCTTTGCCCCACTGACCAGCCGGGGCAGCCAGCAGTACCGGGCCCTGACCGTGGCTGAGCTCACTCAGCAGCTCTTTGATGCTAAGAATATGATGGCCGCCTGTGACCCCCGTCATGGCCGCTACCTAACTGTGGCTGCCATTTTTAGAGGTCGCATGTCCATGAGGGAGGTGGATGAGCAaatgttcaacattcaaaataagAACAGCAGCTACTTTGCTGAATGGCTCCCTCACAATGTGAAAACAGCCGTCTGTGACATCCCACCCCGGGGGCTAAAAATGTCGGCCACCTTCATTGGTAACAACACAGCGATCCAAGAGCTCTTCAAACGCATCTCTGAGCAGTTTACAGCTATGTTCAGGCGCAAGGCCTTCCTGCACTGGTACACGGGCGAGGGCATGGATGAGATGGAGTTCACCGAGGCTGAGAGCAACCTGAATGACCTGGTGTCAGAATACCAGCAATACCAAGATGccacagctgaggaggaggagtttgaggagtgtgcggaggaggaggaggaggtagcctag